Below is a genomic region from Vulgatibacter sp..
AGCGACCTCCTCGACCATGTCGAGGTTGATCGCGTTGCGGAGCTCCGGGCGCGACAGGGTGAGCGTGGCGACGCCGTCGTCGGCGACGGCGACACGGATGGTGCGGAAGTCGGTCACGATGCCCTCCCCGATCTCGGAAGGCTTCGTTTCTCGCACAGGGCAGGCGATCGATCCAGCGAGGATCGGGCGCCGGGAGCGCCGGTTATTCGAGCCCCCGCGCCCGCAGATCGGCCTCGTCCTCGCCGGCGAGATGGCCGACCTCGTGGAGCAGGGTGATCCGCACCTGCTCGCGGAGCTCGTGGAGATTGCGCGCAGCCCGGCGGAGGTTCCGGTCGAAGAGGAGGATCTCCCGGGGCTCCTCCGCCGCGATCCCGAGGGGCGGCCCGCGGAACATGCCCACCGCCGTGGGCGAGAGGGGCGGGTCCTCCGCCCGGAGATCGGCGATGTCCGGAAGCGGCGCCACCCGCACCGGCACCCTTCCCTTGCCGAGGAGGCCGCGCTCGCGCTCGGGCAGGGCCGCCACCTCCGCGTGGACGAGGGCGGCGAGCCCCTCCCCGTCGACGGCGACCGGCGGGGGAAAGCCCGCGGGATCGAGGGCGGTCGCCCTGGCGAGATGCTCTTCGGCCTCGGCCAGGCGGCCCTCGATCCGCTCGAGGGAGAGGCCGAGCAGGTGGTGCGCCTCCGCATCCTCCGGGTTCGAGGCGAGGGTCTTCTCCAGCACCTGCGCCGCCTCTTCGAAGCGGGTGAGCTCGTAGAGCGCCCTGCCGCGGATCACCTGCGCGTCCCGATCGCCTGCACGGAGGTGGAGCGCCACACCGGCGTGGACCAGCGCCGCCCGGTGGTTGCCCAGATCGGCCTGCGCCCACGCAGCGAGCCGGTGGAGCTGCACCTGCAGATCCGTCTCGGCGGGTGGGAGGTGGACGAGGCCGCGCTCGGCCCAGGCGAGGGCGGCGAGGGTGCGATCCCGGCGGAGGGGCAGGTGGTTGGCGTAGAGCTCCGCGGCGCCGGCGAGCACCCAGGGATCGTTCGGCGCCAGGGCGAGCGCGAGGGTGAAGGCGTCGGCGGCGTCGTCGAGGCGGTGGAGGTGGAGGAGCGCCTCGGCACGGAGGTGGGCGGCGACGGCGTCGTCCTCGACGATGCGCAGCGCCTCGTCGGCGCAGGCGAGCATCCGGGCGGCATCACCCTTCGCCTCCGCCTCCAGCGCGCGGTTCTCGAGCTCCTCGAGGTCGCGCTGCACCAGCGGTCCGTCGTCCTCGACGCAGCGGACGAGGAGCGGGGGCTCCTCCTGCGTGGCCTCTTCGACCGGCGCCGTGGACGGCGCTGCCGGCGCGGCCACCTGCGCCTGCTGGGGTGGACAGGCCTGCGGCGCCTCGAGCTGCGGTGGCGGCGCCTCGGTGCAGGCGGCGGCGCAGAGGAGCGCTGCGAGAAGAGAGCGATGCGGCAGGTGCGGCACGCCGCGAGTGTAGCGGCAGCGACGGTGCGATTCCACGACGACGCAGCGTTTAACGCTCGTCGTCGAGAGGCTCCTTCGCCAGCAACTCGGTGAAGGCGGTCTCGCCGGTGCGCAGGGCCCGGCGCAGGTAGGCGACGCACCAGCCGCAGTGGGTGCCGCAGCCCTCGCGGCGGGCGAGCCCCACGAGGTCCAGCCCCTCCCGCGACGCGGTGGCGATCAGCTCGGCGAAGGGCTTCTTCTCGCAATAACAACGGTCGACGTACGCCACCCCTCACCTCCTGCCAGATCGCTTGCCCGATGGACAGGGGCATGCTTGGTTGCCCCCGGTTCCCGGGAGCCGGGGCATCCGAGCGAAGGAGCAACGAGCATGCGCGCAATCGTCTTCCGCCGGCACGGCGGGCCCGAGGTCCTCGAGGAGGCGGAGGTCGCCACGCCGCACGTGGGCGCGAAGGACGTGCTGGTCCGGGTGAAGGCCACCGCCCTGAACCACCTCGACATCTGGGTCCGCAACGGGATCCCGACCATCCCGGTGGAGTTCCCGCACATCCTCGGCTCGGACGTCGCCGGCGTGGTGGAGCAGGTCGGGCCCGAGGTCCCCGCGGGGATCGCCGCGGGCATGGAGGTGATCGTCCAGCCCGGCGTCTCGTGCATGCGCTGCGCCGCCTGCCTCTCGGGCCAGGATCACGCCTGCAGGCAGTACCAGATCCTCGGCGAGCACCGGAACGGCGGCTATGCCGAGTTCGTCTCCGTGCCCCACCACAACATCGTCGCCAAGCCGAAGAACCTCTCCTGGGAGGAGGCGGCCTCGGCGCCGCTCGTCCTCCTCACCGCGTGGGAGATGCTGGTCCGACGGGCGCAGCTCCTCGCCGGCGAGACGGTCCTGATCCAGGCGGCGGGCTCCGGCGTGGGCTCCGCCGGCGTGCAGATCGCCAGGCTCCTCGGCGCGCAGGTGATCGCCACCGCGGGATCGGACGAGAAGCTCGAGCGGGCGAAGGAGCTCGGCGCCGATCACGTGATCAACTACGAGACCGCCGACTGGGTCGCCGAGGTGAAGCGCCTCACCGGCAAGGCCGGGGTCGAGGTGGTCTTCGACCACGTGGGCGACAAGACCTGGGACGGCTCGCTCCGCTGCCTGCGCAGCGGCGGCCGCCTGGTCACCTGCGGCGCCACCACCGGCTTCCAGGTGGGGATCGATCTGCGCCACCTCTTCTACCGGCGGCTCTCGCTCCTCGGCTCGACGATGGGGAGCAAAGGCGACCTGATCCGCATCGTGCAGCTCCTCGAGCAGGGGAAGCTGCGGGCGGTGATCGATCGGGTGCTCCCCCTCTCGCAGGCGCGGCAGGCCCACGAGCTCCTCTCGAACCGGGCGCAATTCGGCAAGGTGGTGCTCGTGCCGTAGGCCCTCGCCTTTCGGGCGAGCGGCGGGATGAGGATCGAGCCCCCGGGCGTTGGCGGAGCCGATGGACACGGAACGAGCGGCAAGCGAGCGGTTGCGTCTCCGCCTGGCACGAGCCGGGGCGGTGGCTTCGCTCGCCGCGGGCACGCTCGGCCTCGGCTTCTGGCTCGGCGGCAGGGACGAGCCACCCCCGGTGGTCGTCGAGATCCCTGCGCCCGCGCCGGAGCCCGAGGTGCCCCGCGGCCCCAGGGCGGTGGCGCTCCCTCTCGATCAGGTGGGCCGGCTCGTGCCCATCGGCGGCGCGGAGGCGTGCGCCCTGGGCGGCAGGCGGCTGAGCTGCACCACCGACGGCGGCAGCAGCTGGGGCGAGCCGGTGGAGCTGCCCGATCCACCCCTCGCCGTGGTCCGCTTCGCGGAGAGCCTGCTCGTCGCTGCGGTGGACGGGATGGTCTACCAGCTGCGCGCAGGGGCGGAGGCCGAGATCTGGGCGGCGCCGCCAGGCGACGTGGCGGTGGTCGACGCGACGGCACGGGACGGCACCCTCTGGCTCCTGGCCCACCGCTACGATCCGCCTGCCGACGAGCTCCATCTGCCCACCGTCGCGGAGACGGTCGTCTACACCGTGGGCGGGAGCGGCTCCCTCGAGCGCCGCGGGTCCCTCGCCGGCTACGGTGGCGAGCGCATCCTCGTCGAGCCGGACGGCGCCGTCGTCACCTGGGCGCCCTTCGATCTCCGGGCGTGGCGCTCGAAGGACAGCGGCAGGAGCTTCCGCCGCCTCTCCGCCGCGCAGCGCTTCGGCGCCGACTTCGGCGGGCTCCAGGTGGCGGTCGAGCGCAGGGCCGACAGGCTGCCGGGGCCCGGGCGCAAGGCGCGCCCCGCCTCGGCCCTCCTCGTCTCGCGGGACGGGGGCAGCTGGGAGACGGTGCTCGAGACGCCCGGCGAAATCCTCGTCGACTTCGCCGACGCCGCCACCGGCGCGGTGATCGCCAGGGGCGAGGGGCTCGCGCAGATCACCCGGGACGGCGGGCTCAGCTTCGAGGAGCTCTGGCGCGACGACCGCCTCGACGAGGCGACGGCGCTGGCCCACGTGGACGGCAGCTTCCTCGCCGCCACCGGAAGCGGCGTGGTGCTGCTGCTGCCGATCGACGAGACGAAGTAGCGCAGGGCCCTGTGGATCAGAGCAGCTGCTGGAGCGCCGCCGCGGTGGCGGCAGCTGCCGCCAGGCCGAGGATCCAGGGCGAGAGCTTGCGGCGCCAGTAGCGGCGGCGGGAGCCGACCTCGAGGGCCTCGACGTCGCTGCTCGTGAGGAGGACGGGGCGCAGCGGCTCCCGGGCCAATGCCACACCCATGGAGCTGCCCGCCCAGGCGAGGGCCTCGAGGAGATCGTCCATCGAGGCGTAGCGGTCCTCGGGATCCTTCTGCATCGCCCGGAGGATCACGCGCTCGAGCGCCTCGGGGATGTCGCGGGCGACGAGGCGCGGGGGTTTGGGCTGGGCGCTGGCGTGCTCGAGGAGGACCGCGATCGAGGACTCCGCCGTGAAGGGCGGCCTGCCACAGGCCATCTCGTAGAGCATCACGCCGAGGCTGTAGACGTCGGTGCGCGGCGTCGCCGGCTCGCTGCGCACGAGCTCGGGGGCCATGTACTGCGGCGAGCCGAGGAAGGCGCCGGACTGGCTCAGCTCCCCGTCCCCGCCGAGGAAGAATTTGGCGAGGCCGAAGTCGAGGACCTTCACGAAATCCGGCTCGTCCTCGCGGGCGAGCAGCATCACGTTCGACGGCTTGAGGTCGCGGTGGACGAGGCCGTTGCGGTGCGCTTCCCTGGCCGCGCGGGCGATCTGGTTGGCGATGCGGAGCAGCCGCGGCGCCGGAAGCGCCCCCTCCTCCTCGAGGAGCTGCGCGAGGGTCCGGCCCTCGAGGTACTCCATCGCGATGTAGAAGATCCCGTCGTCGGTCCTGCCGTAGTCGTGGATGGTCACCGTGTGCGGATGGCCGAGCCGCGCGGTGACCGAGGCCTCGAGGCAGAAACGCTTCACGAAGGCGAGGTCGCGTCCGTCGGCGAGGCCAGCGGAGAGCACCTTGAGGGCGACCTCGCGATCGAGGCCCGTCTGCACCGCGCGGTAGACCTTGCCCATGCCGCCGGCCCCGAGGGGCTCGACGATGCGATACCGACCGTCGATCACGCGGTCGACGAGGGGATCGTCGAGGCGGATCGGCGCGGCGGTGGGGCGCTGGTGCGGGAGAGGCATCACCACGAAGCATCCCGCCGTTCTGCACCCGGATGCAACCGGGAGGGCGAACCCGGACGGGTTCGAAGCGCCGAACCCTTCACGGCTCCTCCGCCGCCGCCGGCTTCCGCGGCCTGGCCCGGCGTCGTTCGGGGCCGAAGGCGAGGCCCATCTCGCCCTGGGCGACGAAGCGGTAGAGGCGCGCGGGCCTGCCGACCGCCACCCGCCTGCCGGGGGCGAGGGCCAGGGTCCCGGAGGCGAGCATCTTCGAGCGGAAGTTCCGTTTGTCGAGGCGCTTGCCGAGGATCACCTCGTAGACCCGCTGCAGCTCGGTGAGGGTGAAGGCCTCGGGGAGGAGCTGGAAGGCGATGGGCACGTGCTCGAGGCGGGCGCGGATCCGGGCCACCGCGTGGCGGAGAATCTCGGCGTGGTCGAAGCCCACCGGCAGCTTCGGCACCTCCTCGCGGACCGAGAACCAGCGGGCGTCGTCGGCGTGGATCGCCGCTGCGGCGCGGGCGGAGGCGACCAGGGCGTAGTGGGCGACGCTCACCACCCGGGCGCGGGGATCGCGGCCCACGTCGCCGAAGGTGTGGAGCTGCTCGAGGTAGACGCCCTTGAGGCCTGCCTTGTCCTGGAGCGCCCGCCGGGCTGCGGCGTCGAGGTCTTCGTCGACGCGGACGAGGGTGCCGGGCAGCGTCCAATGATCGCGGAACGGCGGCTCGCGCCGCCTGGTGAGGAGGACTTTGAGGTCCTCGTCCCGGACGGTGAGCAGCACCACGTCGACGGCGAGCGTCGGCTGTCCGCTGGCAGCCATCAGACCGCGAGGTGTACCACAGCCGGGGCGCGACTGTGGAACCCTTGACGCACGACGAGCTTGGCCGCTTGCATTCTTCGCAGCGGCCGGCTCAGCGACCGGTGAAGGTCGCCTTGCGCTTCTCGAGGAAGGCGGCCACGCCCTCCCGCCCGTCGGCGGTGGCGGCGCTGTCCGAGATGTTCTGGCGCTCCTCCTCGAGGGTCGACTCCAACGAGTCGTAGCGCCAGACCATGCGCTTGGCGACGGCGAAGGCCCGGGTCGGGCCGCGGGCGAGCTCGGCGGCCAGCGCGACCGCCTTCTCGTCCACCTCCGCCGCAGGGGCCACGGTGTGGACCAGGCCGTGGGCCTTCGCGTCCGCAGGGAGGAGGGGCTCGTTGCGGAGGATGTGGGCCATCGCCCGGTGGGGCCCGAGCGCCCGCGTGAGCTGGAAGGTGAGGCCGCCATCGGGCGTGAGGCCGATGGCGGTATAGGCGGAGACCAGCTTCGCGTCCTCGGCGCAGACGAGCAGGTCGCAGGCCAGCGCCAGGGAGAGGCCACCGCCGCCGGCGGCGCCCTTGACCGCGCCGATCACCGGCTTGGGCATCCGGGTGATCGCCGAGACCACGCCGTGGAGACCGAGGGTGAGCTCGCGGAGGAAGACGTCCACCCGGTCGCCGGCCTCGCGCATCGCGGGGATGTCGCCGCCGGCGCAGAAGGCCTTGCCGGCCCCGGCGAGCACCACCGCACGCACCGCGCTGTCGCACTGCACCTCGCCGAGGCGGGTGGTGAGCTCGCGGCAGAGATCGATGGAGAGGGCGTTGAGCGCCGCAGGTCGGTCGAGCGTGAGCCTGGCCACGCCTTCGGCGGGAAGGTCGACGAGTACGAGCGGTGCCGCTGCCATCTTGCGCTCCTGCGCCGCTGGGGGCGCGTCACTTCACGGTGAAGGTGCGCGCGGTGGGGCCGAGACCGCCGTTGCCCACCGGCGCGCCCTTCTCGTCTACCAGATCCACTTCGATCTCGTGCTCGCCAGGCGCCAGGTTCTCCCACCAGAGCGGCTGCCACTCGGTGGCGAGGTGCTCCTCGCCGTCCAACGTCCAGCGGACCCGGTAGCCGCCTTGCGAGAGCCGCACGTTGGTGAGGTAGTAGTCGAAGAGGATCCGCTGCGCCGCTTCGCCAGCGTAGCTTCCCTTCGGCCGGGACCAGGTGAGGAGCGGCGCCTCCGGATCGACGGCGTATCTGCCGTCCTCCATGCCGACCACGAAGCGGACCATCACAAAGGCGTCCGGGCTCGCCTTGATCGACTCGTGCCTGGGGCGCGACGGGAAGGCGCGGAGCAGGTGGGCGCCGGGCGCCACGTCCTCCAGCACGTAGCCCGCTCCGTCGTAGACCGCGATGTAGGGCTGGTCGTCGAGGACGAGGTGGATGTGGGCGCCGTCCTGCCAGACGGCATAGTTCTCGAGATCGAATTTCACCCGCACGTCGCCGGGCGGGACCACCTCGTTCCAGGTGGGCGAGGTGATGTCGAGCTTCACGTCGGAGAATTCTTCCGCCCAGCCCCCGAGCTCGGGATCGAGGATCTCCGCCTGGATCTCCCCGCTCGGTTCGTCGCCGGTGCCGTCGACGCGCTGCTGGCTCGCGCAGGCGGTCGAGAGGACGAGGACGGCGAGGGTGATTCCTCCCCGCTGCACGGTGCACCTCCATTCGGATGAAGATGCGACCGTGGGCACTGGGGGCTGCGGATGCAATGGCTCGGCGTGGGGTCAGCCGCGGAGCCCCACGGCGAGGCCGGCGAGGCCGGCGCCGACGAGAACGAGCGCAGCTGCCACGGCGCAGGAGTGGAAGAGCGCCAGCGAGGCGGCGACGCCGACGGCGACGCCACAGCTCGTGCAGCACGGCACACGCCAGCGGCTGCGCGGCGTCGCTGCCTCGCTCTCGATCGGCCCGTCCATCTTGCGTCCCCCCTTCTTTGGAGAGACGCGCGAGCCGGAAATTTTCCTTCGGAGGACGCTTCAGCCGTGGTGCGGCTGGGTGCGGCGGCGGTTCTGGAGGCGCTGCTCGCGGCGGGCTGCGGCGGCTGCCTGTGCGTCCCGCTCCTCCTGCGTCTCGAGGAGCAGCGGCGGCACGCTGGTGGGGCGGCCCTCGCCGTCCAGGGCGGCGAAGGTGAGGAGCGCGGAGCAGGTGTGGTGGCGCTCGCCGGTGATCGGCTGCTCCGAGTAGACCTCGACGCCGATCTCGAGGGAGCGCTTGAAGGCGGCGTTCACCCGGCCCTTGAGGTGCACCACCTCCCCCACGCGGATCGGGGCGTGGAAGTGGAGCTCGTCCATCGACGCGGTGACCACCACCTTGCGGCAGTGGCGCATCGCCGAAACCGCGGCGCAGACGTCGATCCACTGCATCACCTTGCCGCCGAAGGCGGTGCCGAGGGCGTTGCCGTCGGACGGCAGCACGATCTCGGTCATCTCGGTGATCGATTCGGTCGAGGACTTGGCCTGCTCGGAGATCTCCACCCTGCACTCCCGGTGAGAGGCCGGCGCGGGGCCGGCGGTTGCGGGAGCTATCTACCGTCCCGCTCCCGCCGGCGCTCGCCCTTTCTCGTCAGCGCCCCTTGAACTGCGGCGCGCGCTTGTCGAGGAAGGCGGCGAAGCCTTCCTTCGCGTCGTCGCTCTGGAAGAGCTGCTGCTGCAGCTCGCGCTCGAGGGAGAGGCTGCTTTCGAACGACATCTCGAGGCCGGACTGCACCGCCCGCTTGATCGCGCCGACCGCCTTCGCCGCGCGGCCCGGGGGCACGAAGCGCTTCGCGTAGGCGAGCACCTCGCCGAGGAAGGCGGCGGCGTCGGCTGCCTCGAGCTGCTTGTTGATCAGGCCGAGCTTCTCACCCTCGTCGAAGGAGAGGTTCACGCCCTCGACCATGAGCTCGATCGCCTTCGTCTTGCCCACGAGGCGGGCGAGGCGCTGGGTGCCGCCGGTGCCGGGGAGCACGCCGAGGGCGACCTCGGGCAGGCCGAGCTTGCCGCCGCCCCTGCGGGCGATGCGCAGGTCCGCCGCCATGGCGATCTCGAGGCCGCCGCCGACGCAGTGGCCGTTGATCGCGGCGATCACGAGCTTGTTGGTGTTCTCGAGGCGATTCAGGGTCTCGTTGGCGTGGAGGCAGAAGTTGTACTTGAAGTAGGGATCCACGCTCTTGAGCATGTCGATGTTGGCGCCGGCGCAGAACATCTTCTCGCCTGCGCCGGTGACGACGATCACGTGCACGTCGGCGTCGAAGCGGGCGCGGAGGATCGCGTCGTCGATCTGCCGGAACATCGGGTAGCTGTAGGCGTTGGCGGGCGGATCCTGCAGCGAGATCACCGCCACGCCGCCCTCGGCGCGGTAGCCGACCAGCTGCTCGTCGGTGGGCTTCGTCCAGTCGCGGGTGCTCATCGGCCTCTGGCTCCTTCGTGGATGCGGAAGGCCCGGTTCGTAGCACATCCCGCCGCCCGGCGGCAGCGCCGGGCCCAATGTCAGACCCCCCTGCTATGCGTGGAGTGGACGCTGGACCGGGGGGAGCAGATGGTACGAAACGGAGTCGGAACCAGGCAGCCGCCGGGGGAGGGATGAACCATGCCGTCCCTCGAGCACGAATCACTGGTGCAGATCTTCCGCAACCGGCCCGCGCTGGCGGCGGAGTTGTTGCACGCCGTCTCCGGCGTGCCCTTGCCGCGCGACGAAGCGCGGGTCGTCGAGGCCGACTTGAGCCAGGTCGTGCCCACGGAGTACCGGGCGGACCTGGTCGTCGCGCTCGGTCGCGAGCGGCGCATCATCGTCGAGGTACAACTCCGCAGGGATCCCACCAAGCGGTGGACCTGGCCGCTCTACGTCACGGCGTTGCGCGCACGTGACCGCTGCCCGGTCCACCTGCTGGTATTCACCCCGGACGAATGCGTAGCGGCGTGGGCCCGCCAGCCCATCGAGCTGGGGTTCCCCGGATCCCGGCTCGTCC
It encodes:
- a CDS encoding metallopeptidase family protein — translated: MESHRRCRYTRGVPHLPHRSLLAALLCAAACTEAPPPQLEAPQACPPQQAQVAAPAAPSTAPVEEATQEEPPLLVRCVEDDGPLVQRDLEELENRALEAEAKGDAARMLACADEALRIVEDDAVAAHLRAEALLHLHRLDDAADAFTLALALAPNDPWVLAGAAELYANHLPLRRDRTLAALAWAERGLVHLPPAETDLQVQLHRLAAWAQADLGNHRAALVHAGVALHLRAGDRDAQVIRGRALYELTRFEEAAQVLEKTLASNPEDAEAHHLLGLSLERIEGRLAEAEEHLARATALDPAGFPPPVAVDGEGLAALVHAEVAALPERERGLLGKGRVPVRVAPLPDIADLRAEDPPLSPTAVGMFRGPPLGIAAEEPREILLFDRNLRRAARNLHELREQVRITLLHEVGHLAGEDEADLRARGLE
- a CDS encoding zinc-binding dehydrogenase: MRAIVFRRHGGPEVLEEAEVATPHVGAKDVLVRVKATALNHLDIWVRNGIPTIPVEFPHILGSDVAGVVEQVGPEVPAGIAAGMEVIVQPGVSCMRCAACLSGQDHACRQYQILGEHRNGGYAEFVSVPHHNIVAKPKNLSWEEAASAPLVLLTAWEMLVRRAQLLAGETVLIQAAGSGVGSAGVQIARLLGAQVIATAGSDEKLERAKELGADHVINYETADWVAEVKRLTGKAGVEVVFDHVGDKTWDGSLRCLRSGGRLVTCGATTGFQVGIDLRHLFYRRLSLLGSTMGSKGDLIRIVQLLEQGKLRAVIDRVLPLSQARQAHELLSNRAQFGKVVLVP
- a CDS encoding serine/threonine-protein kinase codes for the protein MPLPHQRPTAAPIRLDDPLVDRVIDGRYRIVEPLGAGGMGKVYRAVQTGLDREVALKVLSAGLADGRDLAFVKRFCLEASVTARLGHPHTVTIHDYGRTDDGIFYIAMEYLEGRTLAQLLEEEGALPAPRLLRIANQIARAAREAHRNGLVHRDLKPSNVMLLAREDEPDFVKVLDFGLAKFFLGGDGELSQSGAFLGSPQYMAPELVRSEPATPRTDVYSLGVMLYEMACGRPPFTAESSIAVLLEHASAQPKPPRLVARDIPEALERVILRAMQKDPEDRYASMDDLLEALAWAGSSMGVALAREPLRPVLLTSSDVEALEVGSRRRYWRRKLSPWILGLAAAAATAAALQQLL
- a CDS encoding NUDIX hydrolase, which gives rise to MAASGQPTLAVDVVLLTVRDEDLKVLLTRRREPPFRDHWTLPGTLVRVDEDLDAAARRALQDKAGLKGVYLEQLHTFGDVGRDPRARVVSVAHYALVASARAAAAIHADDARWFSVREEVPKLPVGFDHAEILRHAVARIRARLEHVPIAFQLLPEAFTLTELQRVYEVILGKRLDKRNFRSKMLASGTLALAPGRRVAVGRPARLYRFVAQGEMGLAFGPERRRARPRKPAAAEEP
- a CDS encoding enoyl-CoA hydratase/isomerase family protein produces the protein MAAAPLVLVDLPAEGVARLTLDRPAALNALSIDLCRELTTRLGEVQCDSAVRAVVLAGAGKAFCAGGDIPAMREAGDRVDVFLRELTLGLHGVVSAITRMPKPVIGAVKGAAGGGGLSLALACDLLVCAEDAKLVSAYTAIGLTPDGGLTFQLTRALGPHRAMAHILRNEPLLPADAKAHGLVHTVAPAAEVDEKAVALAAELARGPTRAFAVAKRMVWRYDSLESTLEEERQNISDSAATADGREGVAAFLEKRKATFTGR
- a CDS encoding acyl-CoA thioesterase gives rise to the protein MTEIVLPSDGNALGTAFGGKVMQWIDVCAAVSAMRHCRKVVVTASMDELHFHAPIRVGEVVHLKGRVNAAFKRSLEIGVEVYSEQPITGERHHTCSALLTFAALDGEGRPTSVPPLLLETQEERDAQAAAAARREQRLQNRRRTQPHHG
- a CDS encoding enoyl-CoA hydratase/isomerase family protein, whose product is MSTRDWTKPTDEQLVGYRAEGGVAVISLQDPPANAYSYPMFRQIDDAILRARFDADVHVIVVTGAGEKMFCAGANIDMLKSVDPYFKYNFCLHANETLNRLENTNKLVIAAINGHCVGGGLEIAMAADLRIARRGGGKLGLPEVALGVLPGTGGTQRLARLVGKTKAIELMVEGVNLSFDEGEKLGLINKQLEAADAAAFLGEVLAYAKRFVPPGRAAKAVGAIKRAVQSGLEMSFESSLSLERELQQQLFQSDDAKEGFAAFLDKRAPQFKGR